Genomic window (Dasypus novemcinctus isolate mDasNov1 chromosome 10, mDasNov1.1.hap2, whole genome shotgun sequence):
tctgcactttctgtattcatacAGGTTTTGTCCCaaattttactctttctcaataactagtaattttattttaggacaaaattattttctgtttccttaataataaaaacacactctaCATGccttacatacataagttaccaaaatgattttagaaactgtttccaagcaaactttttacaacatgcaattaccatcaacactaaacaaacttgtcaaaataatgattcagtttggttacatgcaaatataacttttctttatttcaaatacttagtagcatgtaatactagaaatagtttttagaaacaagttggcagggagGTTGGCTGCCAataagttttcctgttatgaagttactttttgttattattaattcaatttctgtttaataatgacttcttagaattagctatttaagctctttaattcaaacaatgctttcacaaacttcttataattattcataaccacagctataattactttatcttaagacattttaccttcacagaacatattCTCTCACTTAATGCTACCGCAATACTTTCCACAACTTGttatatgcattcaagttttgttctgcatatttctattttgattttatgaaaactagccattttattttaggacaaaacacacctttttgaaccaatttatcaaatttcagttagcattctcacaaactttttacctttttaaatattaagttttacctccttcattttatcctgtgaagaaaaataaactataaaaaataGCAAGAACTATTTTCATGAAGActtgtagtaatttcattaatcaagttgtagtaatttcattaatcaagatttataatttttatcattgtagagatcttattagcatttatacttatgcattaatataagcacttatttattttttggctatttgaatagagctctcctAGGAACTTCCATccattaatttaatattatcatCCAGAGGCACCAAAATATACACTGGCATTGAACAGActaacacaaaaacaattataacacaccaacagaaacaaagtTTACATTTTGACCCATAATTCTAGCTCTAGAGTTCCCATAATTCAAAATCTAAGGTTCCCTCATCAGGGAAGTATGGACAAAAGGTCTGTACTGTTTGAAGCAATGtaataatatttgtttttctttcactttacaaTTAGCTGCTTTCAATAGTTGTTGGAAGGTATGGAAATAGATCTCCTGTTGCTTTGATAATGTATTTCCCATATTATACTAGCGTCTGTGGTCAGCTTACCTCTTACAGGGCAGCTAATGTCCTGTCTGTGCAGGATGTGTGATCTGAACCAATCTCACTATGCAGACACGTTCTCCGaggcggggggaaggggggagccCTCCCGGGGAAATTCTCCTCAGCTAGGGGGAAAATCAgctgccccatgttgggcaccactTGCCACGGGAAGGAAAGACTTGCACACCAAAACTCCTATGCAGGGAGGGCTCcatctgctttatttctcttgcttatatatcatgtattttggATTTGGCCAAGGTcggtggttaaagttaaatttctcaataATATTTTGTGTGAGAATGTGAGAAACCTTGTCCctagactcacatcctatctagcAGCAGAAAGGCAAGAGGAAGCTGTTTTTAAACATCAAGCAAAAAGAGACAGTTTGTacagagataagcaaggacagaCCTATTTTTGGTATGaagaacagatgagcttttataaatcatttaaccatgcctTTGCCgaggtggtggaactaatccccaTACCCCAGTGGTGTATCTGTCCCTAGCAGGGAACGGATGGGGCTCTTCCACTACAGCACACACAGACAAGAAGGGGTGCCCCACATAGAACATCTCCCTGTCCCTGCCATAGACTGAAACAAATGGCTATGGGGAACTGGTGCCCACTAGTAAAGGTGActttgtctcttctctatgtgagtaAAATATTATTCCATTCAGTGCTGTGTGAGTTGCAATTCTCTTGATAACCCCAACACCTGTATTGGAGTGAGCTGACATCTCTTTAAGTGTCTCTTTAAGTGTCTCCCATGAGAATATGGGCTCCCAGACTCATTGCAATAAATCACTCAGCACTTATCtgatggaaactgaggcacagtggcctctcaaggagagaagtgctgtctccatgacagtgCTGTCTCCACaactacgcttgcaacctaaggaatgcggtgatTGGGAGTTCCCTGGCAAATGggttgaagctgttaaaggctgaaagaaaagatgagctcataccttttgtaatgtatagaacacttagactttgtaccttgagataggatttttttaaattccttagactatgggtaatgctgatagttaatacgtgttgctccttaatgtcatgTATGCTATGCtaatgctaatgtttatgcttaatggcaCATACATTGGGGTATATAAGACCCCCTTGTAAACAATagagttgtctgaggagtcattactcacagaccccctgatcccagctctctcattctttctccttgtttccttctcccttttctctttctttcattcccgatacccttcgggtccaaatctccaacacttaCCCTCATTTCTTTAAACCTAATCCCAGATCCAGAGGATCCTGGGCTGTCACAGCTATCACTGGCCTAGTAATTGCTACTCttaattgcaaatatttttgctCTAGGAAACTGCTGGCTGCATATtaataaacacataaatatgaaatcatatacacacacatatatacaaatatgttcatagtcaactttaaaaaaacataaaaaaaaatacagaacttTATTTTGTAAAGGACAAATCAAATAAGATACTGCTTTCATTTACCCAAACATGCATAATCCATCCTTATTTAACAGTCAAATTAATCAAGAcagtctacattaaaaaaaaaaaaacatattttaaacccAATTATCTATAGTAAACCAAGGGAAATTCTGATATGGAATGGTTTGATGGAAAGCAAAAATTAAGGCACCTGTCATGAATTCAGAGCAATAACTTTCATTTCAAAAGTCGATAATAAAATAGATCTAGTTAACCAAAACACCTGTTTCAAAGAGGGAACCAAATATAGGAGTTGATTTACTAGGTGAGAAAGGCAGTCAACAATGTTGTTAAAAACCTGCCGGCCCAAGGTCAGCTGATTCCTACTCCTTCATTTGGATCAGCTCAGCTAACTGGAGAAGTCACATCCTTAACCAtgcctctccttctcctcctacTCAGAGGGTATCAGAAGCTCTCTAGGAGGTTCACACTATGCATAGACTAGGTAGCAGATTTCCTTTCAGTTCCTCTTACCTATTTAAAAGAGATATCCTGAGACTATGAAAGCAAAGAAGCAACTTTCCAATTCAATAATACATAAGACACCTCTACCTTTTTCTCACCAAGTTATGACTAAGAATATAGCCAATATTTGAAGTTTTTCAAAAGTACTACAAAACCCAAAACCTGCCTTATCACCCTCGTGCCTGTTAGTAAAATGGAAATTTGATCAATTAAAGCCGGTAGACTCATACACAAAGGGAAGACTAAAGACTGATTCTTATCATTAAATCTATTTCAGTTGCCACTCTAGTTTGACATATCTAGTAACTAACAGCATTTTACTCATAAATCCAGTAAAAGCATTTCTAAACTAAGTGTAACTTTTAGTTTAGTTGATGTGCCTTTTTGGTATTAAAAGTGAGTAACATGCCAAGATGTCGTTTATACGGCACATTGTGTGTCTTGATTAGGCATCCATTTTTAgtggtatttttttcccttaaattttgtCTAGCGTAGTAAACCCCtttgatatattaaaataattctgGTGAAATCGATGCAGATGTAAATGACCTTCCCTGACTTGGCTCCATGGTAGCTTTTAGTGAAACACAATGACTAAGTTATAAAATAGTGTTATCAAgttgatttttcaaaaatggcatcttattttagtatattcactcATGCTAAATCCAAGGCAATATATAAAAGACTGTGTTCAAATAAATGTTGTGGCTATAAGCATCTTCCTTCATATTAGGCATTtagagcttttaaaattttcaggtgCTACAGGTTATGGTAAAACTAGGTTGTGTAGCTGTTCCATTTATGAGCACGTTATTACAGGACAGTTACCTGACACTGTTTGGGAATGTGCTTTCAATTCCAGATAGTAATAAGTGCCTAGGTATATAAAAACCATAGATTCCAAACCTTAAATTAAGAAACTGTATTGACTAATTAGAGTTAAGAAAATCTAGGCCCTATCTACACAGATTTGATCTAATTATCTATACTGCATATTGTTTTAAACAATCACAGAAAAACTTAACTCTTTGCTGACTGAATAATTAGGACCCACTACTGAATCTTAATAATCAAATTTTATTGCTTTATGTGGTGCTTTTGCAAGGCACTGTGGTACGGACTAGAAAACTCGAAATGACTGGTGAAGAAGCCTTGGAATAACACGTGAAGGATGATATAAAAAGTCGTTTTGAGGCAGGGTGCTTGTACTGAATTGTATTTTAGCCAGGGTATATCAAACATCAAGAATGAGTTCAAGTTAAAATTCACCTGAGAATGGAAACATCTTATGGTCAGTTACTTCACATGCTCATCCTGATACTTTAAGTAATATGGAAAATTGTAGAGgcacaaacaaaaatgaagagaGTCAATTACCAGGATCCTACAGATGCCTTCTCTTCGAGGGCATTTCTCGAGGTCTTGGCGACGTGGCCGCGCTGGGTGACGTTCTTGCTCTGCTTGTCTTTGGCTGTACGGATCCGGGGCTTGGCGACCATCCTCGCGGCGCCACCGCTAGCCCCGACTTCCACTCGGACTTGCACGCTCGCTTTTCCTCCCGCCGCTGCGAGGCTCGCCTCTGCGCGCCCGCGCCGCCTCAGCGAGGAGGCTCTCCAGCGGGGCGCGAGCTCTGGCCGCTGGGCCTGGGCGCAAACACGCAGGCGCCGAGGCGCTCCCCCGCCGCGGGCCGCCTGCTCACTGCCGCCGCGCCCGCTGGCCGAGCAGGGTGCGTGCGGGGGAAAGCCAGACGGCCCGGGGAGGGGGCGttctgccgccgccgccgctgctctGCTCGGGCAGCCGCCTCCCGAGAGCGtagagggaaaggggaaggaagcTCAACGAAGCAACCCGGCGATGCAGCCTGCCGCCTCGCACTCCATCTTCTCAACTTCTTGAAGTGATAATAAATGACcacttttcttctcccttcaGCACGTAGGATTTTTGTCTGTAGAGAGACGGTAACTCTCCCTGGCTTTTACTTTCAAGTGCCCTGCATTATCTCCTGACCTTTCCTAGGAAAATGCAAAACCTAGAGGTCAATTAACCTACTGCATGATGACTGTATATGAAAACGGTATTCTGGACATTTACCAGGTTTGGATGAGTTGTTCTAAAGACTTCAAAAACTCgacagtggttaaaatgggaaattttgagttgtatgtatgttactaaaattttaaaataaataaaactgtcaGATAGTACTTGATATTGCTCAGGTGGTAAAAACAGTTACCTCTAGTCCAAGGATATGAATTGCTGGAGAAAGTGGGAGATTAATTAAAACTTTTCCCATTGGTCTTTTTCCCATGTGGAGAGTATAGCTACTTCCTCTTTATCAAAAAGCCAAATATTCTCATCCGTATCTGTTTAGTATTAATGCCATAGACCAGGGGGTTGAGAACAGGGGGCACAAGAAGATAAAGATTTGCAAGTATAATGTGGACCTGGGGAGGTACTCTGTGGCCAAAGCGGTgggtaaagaaggaaaaaaaggcagggaTATAGAAAACAAGAATCACACAAATGTGAGCTCCACATGTGCTAAATGCTCGGAACTGAGCATCTTTAGAGGGCAAGCGCAGCACATCCCTCAGGATCAGGCCATAGGAGGTAGCAATGAGGACCACATCCACGCCAGTGACTGCAAGTGCCACCGTGAGACCATAAATAGTGTTGGACTTGATgctggcacaggccagcttggcAATGCCCATGTGTTCACAGTACGTGTGGGGGATAATGTGATGTCCACAGAAGGGTAAGCGTTCAATGAGGATGACAAAGGGGAAAACAAAGAGAAGGCCTCGGAAGACACATGCTAGACCAATCTTTCCAATCACAGTGGCGTTCAGGATGGATATATAATGAAGTGGGTGGCAGATAGCCACATAGCGGTCAAAAGCCATGGCCAGCAGGACAGCTGACTCGGTGGCAAAGATGGTGTGAACAAAAAACATCTGGGTGAGGCAGCCATAGAAGGAAATTATGTGGGACCTAAGCCAGAAGATTGTTAGCATTTTGGGCAATGTGGTTGAGCAGAGTACCAGGTCAGTGATGGAAAGTAGGCATAGGAAGAGGTACATTGGCTCATGTAGAGCTCTGTCCGTCATGATGATATAGAGAATGGTGCCATTGCCAACCAGAGCAAGGATATACATGGAGCAGAAGGGGATGGCAATCCAAACATGCTGGTCTTGCATCCCTGGGATTCCCAGAAGAATAAACGTAGAAGGGTGGAAGCCAGTGTCATTGAGTACAGATGCAGAAAGCATAATGATGCAGGGAACAGAAGACTTTAATCTTCCTAAAATCAGTTAGAAAATGAAATGGAATCATCCTAGGTGCCATTTATTCCACCTAAATATCCATGCAATTTCTTGCTTTGCATTCATTCCCACCAATACTGCTGGATTTTATGTCTTAAATCATTTCATTCCTGTGttattaaaataactttataatgAATATGCCCACTTCCAGGATTTCCATTTTCCAGTGATGACTTCTGCCTAAATATTCTCATATGAAAATGCAGTCAGCTAtaatgcaaatataacttttcaaTGGAAATCTATTGCTTAGTGGATGTTGTACCGAGTATCTTGTATTAACCACCTCTGTCTACCACCATCATTTTCTACCATGTCTGTGCCATGGACACTGACATCTATGGGCTATATCAGCAGACCTCTTTGCCCTCTCACTTCTGACTGGGTTTGGTAATGGAAAGCACCAACAGGATACTGGAGGGAGGAAGAACAGTGGGATTAGGGTTGCTGCAAGCTGGCTGGATTCTTTGATAAACAACCTTCTCTGGTTTTGGTTTCCTCTGGGCACTATGTCCTCCACTTGTCTCTTAGGACATAAAGGTTTAAAAGTGCCTGGAATACTAGTCCAGGGGTGCCATACAAACACTCCTAATTTCACTACTTACCCAGAACTATGTAAATGGTTTCCTTATTACATCTCCTCAAATGACCCAATCTGAGTATGCAATCTGTTTCTTGATGACATCTTGAATGATACAGGCTCAATGGCGTATCCAGCTCTTCTTGATCTTGCTCTTAGGTACCTATCTAGCATTATTTACCACCACACTCCATCACATACTTCATGTTCCAGCCACATCTAAGTGCtctgaaaggtaaaaaaaaaaaaaaaaaaagttttctcataCTTAAATGTCTTTTTCTTGTGGCATTTTTTGCCCAGaaattctattgtatttttataatAGTGTTACCACTTGAGAGCTTTCCTCTATGCTATAGTGTTCCCACTTGAGAGCTTTCCTCTGTGGATAAGATAAGAGTTGCCTTTCTCTTTCTAGACCCCATCATGCTATTTCACTCTATATACTCTAATAGATGTATACATTTCTAATCTAATATAATCTACCTATATGGTACATCTCTATCTGCTTTCTAGACTGGCCACATACTTTAGTTGGATTACAAAACATGCTCTTTCATCTGCCTTAGTCTGCTTGGTCTGCTTTAGTGTATGAGCTCTGATAGGGCCTGTCAGGCCAGGGCCACACAAATGTGTGTTCAGGAAAATCTCTAAGGAAACAAAGCATGAAATAGGAAGGGAAGAAGGTTAGAGACTGGGGCTTACAGGTGAGTTAAATCAAGGCAGTCTTTTCAGTGTGCCTTTCCTTGGTTTGAGGTTATGGCAATATaaacagagaagggaaagaaagaatgtTGGAACAAAATTGCCTTGGGagacaaaataattataaatgtgaAGTTAAACCATCACTCTTACCTTGCAGAAATCCAGTATTCAGGATTCAAAAAGCCTCCTTTTAGAAAGGGGCATTGACATTAAGTTCATACAATTGTTCTCgcctaaaaaataattttagaatgtGGATGCATGTAAGAGGGGATCAAGTATTTctataaaaattacaaagaataTCATTCTCTCTACCTCTGTCCACTGGAAACTTCATTATTAAAAGGCTAACAAATAGTGCATTATGAGTTTTGTTTCATATATGAACTATGCATTTCTTAGTTGCTACTGCAAGTTAATTTATGCTAACAGTCACTGTTACTATAAAGTAGTAGGAAATAATTATATAAGAAATTATGTCCATTACATTATTTATTATACATAATAATGTATTATGCATTAATAACTGCctactatatattaatataattttcatagtatattttacattataatagtgctaattatattaATAGGAAATCATTTTTACACTTTAATTGGTAATGAATTTactattttgtttgtattttaaactCCAACAAGAGTTTACTGTCAATTGTACTGTAACTTtataaaaccataaaaaatgggaaaaatagatTATAAAACATTCCAATGCCCATCTTGGAAAAGTATAAATGTTTCTGATTTCTGTCGTGGTCATACTTGAGATTTTTGAACAATAGATGACTCTTTGGACTTGTAATCTAGTTGGGGCATAAGTTACAAACCATATTACTTCAATAAATATGTGAGGTTTGACTCCAAATGTTCCATCCTGAAAAGTGTTCACCTGGAAGTTGCTTGTACATCTCTAATGACAGTGAACTTAACATTTTTGGAGGCAGCCATTCTCAACTTCTCTGAGTCTGAGAATGTTTTCTCTATATTGAGTCAATGTCCATAACCAGAATCTTCATCAAAACAGCATGACTACTCTCCTAGATCTCAGACTTCCAATTTTATGAACACTTATGTCCTTTCTAagtctgtcctttcatttcattcctttgtcaaaaaaaaaaaagattaagtgcctacAATGTACCAGGAATTCTTCTAGGTGTCTGATATACATTGAAGAATAAGACCTTGCATGCTCACTGGTATATTAAGCTACTAGTCTAATGATATGATGTAATTAAACAAATAATCTCCAATACCTGCATAAAAATTCTATATTGAAATGTGCTATGAAGGAAAGTTACATGAGCCAGGTCCTACTCAAAGAAGGCTTCACTGAGGAAATGAAATTTAGTCTCCACATCTATGTCTTCCTCAAATATTTCAATCAAGTTTTGTACAACTTGACTCCCAGTGTGTTTCCCCTTCTTATGCTCTCTTTCTGTGGTCCTGTCTGGAAAATAAGATCAGGCTTTGAGTCAGACTTCCTAGGTTCAAAACCTGGCTCTATTAAAGTTATTTGCTAAATGTAGTAACATGGGTAATTTTTTATTACCCTCTGGTCTCAGTTTCTTAAACTAAATTTCCAATAGTAATACATACGTTACGGAGTTTTGcagagggttaaatgagataaatccTGGAAATCACATAGTACAGTCTCTGGAACTTAGtaaagctcaataaatattagtaatAATATGCATTGCTATTTCTCATGATTTTGCAAATCTCTGAGTTCATCAGTTTGATTTTatactcactttttaaaagagcAATCTTCATTTAGCTCCTCAAATTGAATGATACATTTACTTTTCTTGAGTCTGTAATCAAAAGTTTATGGCACCGTGGTTTCACcctctttctttcaaaaatcCTCTTCAGAGATATTCAAAACTGATCTCAGTTAGCTAAATTAACTGAACGCTCATAAGATATGAAATGGGATGACTTCCCAAAGATCCCAGTCTTATCAGTATGAAATGTCACTGGAATCCCCTCATTATACTCCCCCAAGGCATTGTTGTGATATTCAAGGTCCTTCAACACAGAAAGAACATGCATGTTCTGAATGCCTCCAAGAATAGAGTAAGGATGTAGGAATGCTTATTTATGTGAAAGTAAGAACTTCTATTTGATTGTTTAATGAGGTGGCCTTCAGAATTTACcctagaaaagaaaagcagaaccTGAGGATGCTGCAACTGGGATTCCTAGCTTGGCAGGCCTCTAAGGTTTCTGCATATGAAATTCCATGCTTTATCTACATTGAGGGAATTAGATCTGGGGTATGCCAGCTGTGCCCAGACACTGGTGTGACAAGGTCAGTCAGATGAGTTTACTGATCCCATAGGTTTTTTGCAGGCACTGTGCAGGTTCCAGGTCTCAGGAAAAAGGTAGGAGAAAGATGCAGTTATTATCAGAAAAATTTTACCTCATCATTACTTTAAGAAAGGCCCCTCCAAAGATTCAGATGACTGAATTCTCTTGATTCCATAGGAAAAACAGCAAGAAACTGTATTATGGGAAGCAAAGAAGGATTTAatgattataaattttaaaatgcactaAAGCTACCCAAATACGTGGGGGAGTCAAGGAACTGTGCTGCCTATAATGGAGTCTGAGATGTCCTTCAGAGTGGCcgattatttcattttttctgcaTCATTGTCTTCCCTCTTCATATTCTCCTACTTCTGCTCCTGGCTTTAGAGAGCTGTCCTTAAACTTATTCTCTGTCCAAGTCACCAATTCAAAACTCACCCCAACTGGCAGTCAGTAGCCCAGGACAAGATTTTATCCAGAATGAGTAGTATAATTACTTCATGTGCCATCTGGCCCCTTTTATCCCCACCCTCTGAAGGCTTTTTGGTCCAGAGAGGCTATGGTGAGGTATAGAGCACCAGTGACCCCAGCTGTTAAGAGAAGAGgtgaatttgaaaataagatCTCTTGGGAGAATGCCAGTCAGATCAGGGTCCTCTCTAAAGGTATGACATAATTTAAAGTAGGATAAGGGGTTACCTCTTTACTGAACTAGGGGGTCCATTCCTGCCAATCTCCCTACACATACTTCATCTTGGTCTAGAAGCATTTTCTCCTAGCTATACTTATCTCAAGCCTCCAGAAACTTACTCATTCAACTACCAGCCTTGGCTCCAATATGAAAAGCAGCTAAATTGTGCCAAAATGTTAGGCAGATAGAtgcagggagaagggagaagacaaGAGATGAGAATACAATGAGAGgagaaaacattgaaaataaaaggactttATCCCATTTGTGAAAGGTAACTTGCATTGGAATGTGCACAATTTCCTTTGGGTTGCCTAATGTTGCCTATTCTCAAGAAAAGAATCATTGTGTTTAATATGAATTCCTCCAGGTTTATCTTGATCCTGACTATTTCCTTTTAGCATTTTAGTGTCTACACTAGTGTAATtctctgctttttcttcttcatataaTCATACTACTTGATAAGTTACTTAATCAAAGATACTGCCAGTCATGGTTCAATGATAAAGTGCATACTTCTCTCATAATCCACTGAAGAAATGCTATTTGGATCCTTTGGAAATACTCTTCCTAATTCTCCATCGAACTCTCATTCAGGCCAACTAGCTAGGAATCCCAGAATGGAGATCAGGTGTAATGTGGTAGACTGATTGTGTCAGGAGCGACAACATGGAGAATGGGTACTGGTAAGATGTGAAAAGGTCAATAGCATTTCCTCCCAGGCCTGGATCATCATCTGGAATCATCCAAGATAAGGGCATATCTGAGCCAGGGAAAGATAGCTTTCTGGGGAAGAAGGATGAAAAAGGTAGACTCAGATTCATTTAAAGTATAATCCCCAGGCAGAGCTCACATTATTGTAAACATCTTAGCTAGCCTGTCactactcttctccttctctcaTACCACACCTAATTCTCTTGAACTATATTGAGCTAAGAATACATATTTAGTGTTCAGTAATATTTACAGTTTCTCTTGACTTCCAGGCAAGTACAAATATAAATTggtttaagttttttaaaaggtaatttgACAGTAGGCATAAAGAAACTTAGAAGTTGATTTCCTCTAATCTAGTGCTACCACACATAGGAAACATTtatacagaaaatagaacaaactGAAATGAACAGGTATATAGATTTGAATCTCAGCTATGGCATTTATTATTTGGGAAATTTTAGTTAATTAGTTAATTTTTCAGACGcccaatttcctcatctttaaaatagggCTATTGGGCAGTggtgttgctcagtggtttgagcacctgcttcccatgtatacagtcccaggttcaatcccctgtacctcctaaaaaagaaaaaaaaaacaagtctatTAATTACACCCTATATCAGTGGATCCAAAACTTTACTGTACACTGGAATCACCTAATGCTCTTGAAAAGTTCCTGATTTAATTAATATGGCATGACACCTGGGCATTTATAAGCAGATGAATTTTCAAGACCCTGAAATAGGTAGGCATGTTATTTAATGTGTTTGAGAAGCTTCAATGAGGTAGCTATGGCAAAAGCAGAGTGAGGAAATTGTAGTAGATAAGATTGGAGAGGTACAGGCATTTCTCATTCTCATACCCATGTGATTCTTCTCTTCTTTGTAAATATGAGAGAAGGCTCCATGTGTTTAGATGTGGCCATGGGGCTAGTTATGGCCAATGAGGTAAGAATAGAAGTGGCATGTGTCAAGTCAGGgccaaaatatttaagaatatttatattctcttttcATTTGCTGCAGTGACAAAGTGGGCCACAAGTTAGAAGCAACATGGATCCTTGAGTTAGTGAATGGAGGAAACTGCCATAGAGAGTTGTCAAATGATATATAACTTTGTCAAATGATATGCAACATAAGAAACAAAACTTTAGTGTCCTA
Coding sequences:
- the LOC131280224 gene encoding uncharacterized protein; protein product: MECEAAGCIAGLLRGCPSRAAAAAAERPLPGPSGFPPHAPCSASGRGGSEQAARGGGAPRRLRVCAQAQRPELAPRWRASSLRRRGRAEASLAAAGGKASVQVRVEVGASGGAARMVAKPRIRTAKDKQSKNVTQRGHVAKTSRNALEEKASVGSWHSWNGGQAHMDVHSLLLHVLHHRPRKLHYPLHHLHRALPAQTYVPAPLHVGPHGLGHVHNHYSQGVVILCVGF
- the LOC101415235 gene encoding olfactory receptor 52D1-like; this encodes MLSASVLNDTGFHPSTFILLGIPGMQDQHVWIAIPFCSMYILALVGNGTILYIIMTDRALHEPMYLFLCLLSITDLVLCSTTLPKMLTIFWLRSHIISFYGCLTQMFFVHTIFATESAVLLAMAFDRYVAICHPLHYISILNATVIGKIGLACVFRGLLFVFPFVILIERLPFCGHHIIPHTYCEHMGIAKLACASIKSNTIYGLTVALAVTGVDVVLIATSYGLILRDVLRLPSKDAQFRAFSTCGAHICVILVFYIPAFFSFFTHRFGHRVPPQVHIILANLYLLVPPVLNPLVYGINTKQIRMRIFGFLIKRK